From the Vibrio vulnificus CMCP6 genome, the window TGGATAGCCTAAAGTGCCTTGAAGTGGCTCGAATATCGCTTTCTCTGGGTTAAGCGTTCGGTAGACTGGAGACAGGCCATGATCGCCAGCCATTCCCCATAACGTTCTTTCGTAAACCCCTGCCTGTTGATAGGCGTTTTCTAACGCACCAAGCCAGTAATCGAGTCGATTAAGCTCACCCGTCGGCATGATGATTTCATCACTAAACGGGCCAACAAAGTGTGCGAAATGATCCGGCCATGGGTTGTACACTAAGGTGTAATCAGGCATCCCTTTCGCGTCAAGCTTGGAGAATGAGGTTAAATCTTGTTCAATTTTCCACTTTCTCGTTAAACGTGTATAGATATCCCAAAACGGTATCTCTTGGTAATCCACAACATCTCGAATTAAATCACTGCGCATCTGCTGCAACACGACTTCCACTTTCGCCCGCTCATTAAGCTCGCGTAAACAACGTTTTTCGCCAAAATCACGCAGCGCTTCACCCGCCCCAAGATTCACCAGTCCATCATACGTGGTGTGCGCATTCCAGTCATACTGCGCGTTGCAATTGAGTGTTTTCAGATAAACCAAGCGGTCAAACATGGTTTGCACGCGATTTTTCTGCATGATGCGGTCAAGCTGCAGGGCATCATTACCAAAAAAGTAATAAGCGCGATCTTCATGGCGATCAACAAAGTGGAAGTTGGGAATGCCAGTGCCCCCCTCCCCTTCCACTCTTGCCCCCGTTTTGATGATAGGCAAATTCCTCACACTGATGGTTGGCGTTGAAGAGATGCCCACTCTGGCGATGGAGTCTTCATGGTTTTGGTATAAACGTTTGAAGAAAGGCAGATAATAAGGGTCTTGATACGGTTGTGTCGCAAGGGTTTGTAAAAAACGCATTTGCTGCTTGTGGGCAGGCTTCTGTCCATCTGGTCGCTGATCACTCCCCGCTTGCCACTCAAGATGTTTATCATAGGCCGTCGAGATAAACGGCTTATTTGGTGAAACCAACCCCTCCAACAAGCCTTGCTGTAGGCCATCCACCGTCACTTGCACTGCCAGTCGGCGTTGTTGCTGCGAAGCAAGAAAGGCCAGCAGAGCTTCGGGATCATCATCAAATGCTTCTTGCAGCCAATGATCCAGCGCTTGCTGCCTTTCATCTTGATAGACAAACTGGCGATACGCTTTAAGTACATTGAGGCGAACGAAATCAATTAGGGTCACCGTAATCGCTTGTGCCTTATTGTTAACCTTGTTTTTGTGCTCCGGTTTCCCATCTTCGATAATGGCGTTGAGCGCATGTTTCATTTCGCCCTCATCCATCCCCGATGCCACCTGCTGCAAAATATTCAGCACAATGGGTTCTATCTTCGTCACCAACGCTAGATCTTCCGCCGATTGTGTTAAGTAGCGATATTGTTCAGGGAGCGTTTCTTGATCTTGCCATTCGCCAATTTGTACCAATGCATCGTAAACCGTCACCAATGCAGCGATAAAATCACCATCCACTTTAATGCCTTCTTGGTGCGCTTGATCTTTTTCATGTTGCTTGGTTTCGACCGACGTAGCGTGTTCCACTTGGAATAGCGAGTGTTGGAATCCGGTGAGTGCTTGTTTGTCGTACACTTGGAACAGATAGTTGCGAAACTCATCCTCATTCCCCAAGCCGCTGTAACGGTCGTAGTATTGGTAAAGGAAGTAGCCTAGAGGAATGGCATAGCTGGGATCGGCAATCTGCTTCATCACTCGCGCTTTCACTGAGGTATCAAGAGGAAGCGTCAGAAGATAAGTTTCTAACGTCATTCCACCGATGGTAAATAGAGTGACATCACGGGCAAAACGCGTGGAGTAACTGAGCGATGAAACCACCTGATTTTTCAGCACTTCGCTGGAGTTAAACAGCCCACCGAACACAGGCGTATTTCCCACTTCCGCCAACAATGGGGCAGGTATCGCGCCAGCCGCTGATGCCAAAACTAACCCTATCGCCTTTGAGCGTAACATAAACAGCTTTTCCTTAAGATTCTTAGTATTGGCTGATTGTGTCAGTCTATGAGCGAAGTGCAAGCTTGAGGCGTAAGCAAAAGTAAGACTCGGGGAGAGGCGCACAAAAAAGCGGCATTACTGCCGCGATTAAGAGCAATGGATTAATAGCGATGAATGTCATGCGCTTACGAAGCGCGTAAACAATCTTGCTCAAACGTCAATGCAATCAACTGACTAAATGGCATCGGTTTGTAAAAATAGTACCCTTGGACAAGGTGTATCCCCAGTTGGGAGACAAAGTTCAGCTCAATTTCGGTTTCCACCCCTTCCACCACAATTTCTGCTCCAGTGGTTTTCACGATCTCAGTGGTCAAACGAAAGAGCTCTCTGCCCTTATGGTTATCCAGATTGAGCACCAACGAACGGTCGATTTTCACTTTGTCGAAATCGAACTTAGAGAGGTATCCTATGGATGAGTAGCCAGATCCAAAATCATCGAGTGCGATTTGTACCCCTTTCCCTCTGAGTTTGTCCAACACACGTTGTGTTTGTTTGGCATCCTGAATCAGCAGCTCTTCGGTGATCTCCAGTTCCACTTGATGAAAATCCAGAGCACTCTCTTCGATCATGTTAATTATACGACTGGCGAAATCCGCAACTAAACAAGTTTCTGGTGAGATGTTAATCGACACTTTGAAACACGGATTGCTCGCTAAAGGTGACACTTCACATAAAGCGGTCCTCACGACCCATAAATCCAGCTCAGATGTGAGTCCTAACAAGCGAAAATCATTGAGGAAGTAAGGCGGTGTGATCTGCCCTGAATGGTCTTGATGACGGATCAACACTTCAACGGAGTTGATCTGCTGCTTATCCGTATCAAACTGCGGCTGGTAAAAGAGCACAAAGTCACCACTCAGTTTCAACTTCGCGACGCGCTGCTGTGCGGAAAATTTTTCCATCATTTCAGGAAACAATGCCCCCGCCGTTTTGCCGTTGTCCAACGCTTCATAGTCAAAAAAATCGTCCGAAGCGGATTTAAACAACGTGGTATCAGCGTTGGCTATTTGGTCCATACGACGAAAGAAGGGGTAATAAATCAGAATACCCGCCAAGATAATAATGGCTTGCAATAGAGTGGCAGAAAGATGCCCTCCGGTTGCGATATAACCACTCCATAATGGGGGACTCATCCAGCTGATGATCTCTGACACTGGTGGTACTAGCCCAAATAACGTGGCGTAGTATGCGGTCACTAACCCTACAACCGGCACCAACAAGAAAGGGATGATCAAAATGGGGTTAAACATAATTGGCAAACCGAAGATCACCGGCTCATTGATATTGAAAATGCTTAATACCAATACCGCGATCCCTAGAGAACGATACGCTTTGTGCTTGGTGAGTAAAATCATGCAGATCACTAAGCTCAAGGTATTACCTGCGCCCCCCATTCCTGCATAAATGTCATAGAAGTTACTTGTCAGGATGGGGAGTTCACTCCCGGTTTGCGCACTCACCTGCAAAGCATTGTGAGTCAACTCATACAACTCCGCTTTATAAGGTGCGAGCACGATATGGCCATTAATGCCAACACTCCAAAAGAGGTTTCTGACTACCTCATAAATCACACCGTGCGAAAGGCATTCGAGTGTCAACTTCGGCAATGCCCACTCTGAGAGATGGGGGAAATCAACTAACCACTCTAAGGCGTAACCTAATGAGGTGTAGAACAACACCAACAAGAATGTCGAGAGCACGAGGTTAATTGACTGGTCGACAACGCTCGGAAGCTTGGATTGAACAAACCAATCGCGCTTGGAGACAAAACGAATCGACAAACTCACCAAGGTTGGGATGATGATCGCCAGAGGATAATTGCTTGGCACTATGGTGCCTACTTGCAACAAACCCCAGTTATGACAAATGACAAAATAGATCACCATGGCTGGCGTGATCACCGTGACTTTTGACAGCTTGTGCAACGAAGCGAGAAATAAACTGTAGTAAACCAGCAAAAGAATCGGGAAAAGGCGCCAGATAATATCACTCGCGACCAAAACGTGCTCTGCGGCCTGAGTGTATCCAGTGATATTGAGCAGGTTACTGATCAAGATACTAAATGCAGAAATCAACGAGATTGGTAATAGCATGACAAATGTATTACATAACCCGTTTAAATAAGCATTGCTGGATAACGTTGTTAGAAGAGAAATTAAGGGTGATTTTTTCATTAGACCAGATTATTCCAAACACCAGGTCTTAAGGCATCTTTTCTTTATTTTTATAGAGAATTGAATTCCAAGACAAATTTAGAAGAATTAGCCACCTGAAATTCCATTTAAGTTCAACTGAAAACAGTAGAAAGTTGATCGTTCAACTGAGGCAAAATACATTCATCACTATTATTTCAATCCTTGTTGTATTTATATATAAAATAAACAAAAGATAAATATGACAAGATGAACTATCATTCCAAATTATGACAACGCCACAATTAGGGGCGTGAACATTACGCCCCTAATTTGGCATCGTCCATTCAAGATTTCAATCCTGACGATAGTGATTTTCAATTAATTGAACGAGGATAACATTCTTCATAGAGGGACATAAAATCTTGACGAATCAAGCTTTCAAGATGAACAGCCTTTTCCGTAGGACAGAAAATCATAAAATTCACCACTTGCTCGCCTGCGGCTGCGCTCGTGATATGAATATGAGGCTCTGCTCCTGGCAAATCAACGCCAGCGTGTTTTTCGATCATCGTATTATAACGTTTTGCAACGTCTAAAAAATAATGACAGTGTTCTTCGATTTTAATTTCTAAATCAGCCAGCAAAGGATAAAGATTCACAAAATCCGGCACCACAATTGAAAAATGATGGTACACATAACGCTTCATAAAATTGAGGTTTTTTACCGGATAAGTAAAAAACATGCTATTCGGCAAGGTAATCGTCTTCCCTGTGTAATGATATTGCCCGTGATGCAAATCGATTTCTTGGATCACGGTCGCCATCATATTGTGATCTATCACTTCACCGGCAATTTTTCCCACTTCAATCCAGTCGCCGACTCGGAAAGAGCGAGAACTGGCTCGCTGGATAGAACCGGTAAAACAGAGAATAATTTCTTTCGACGCCACCACAATCGCAACGGCAATGGCGGTCACCGATAGCGCAAACTGGTTGATTTCCGATTGCCACAAAACAAACAGAATTAAGCTGGTGATGGCAAAGGCACCGTTTTTTGTCCGAGACATCCAACTGCGCTGCTTCTCGGTGATAAATGCCGCTTCCCCACGGATACGAGACAGCACTAACTGCCTAATCATGATAATGAACAGGATGATCAGTGCGGTGAAAAAAAGCTTATGTTGAAGCAAGAAATCAATAACGAGCTGTAACTTTTGCAACTTATGTCCTTAGATGTACTGCGATTCTGAGTTGGTGTCCAAGCGCCATCACTTTATAAAAAGCAAATCCAGAGCGCAATTTGCAGATGAAAAAACGTTAACCACTGGCGATTTCTAGCAAATATCACTCATTTATAAGATAAGTAAGCGCAAAATAGAAAACACCTCAAGGGAAAGCTATGCGCCGTTTCCTCTGATTAACGTGAATGATTTAACGGTATTTGGCTGAGGTAATGAACTGACTGAAGGTTTCACACCAAACGATCGCCGTTGTGTAGTTTGCCACGTCAACATCACTTGGAATGGGCAGAATAAAGCGGTCAAATGTTTTGACATCTCCAACACGGACCAACTGCTCTTTGTTGGCTAAGAAGTCAGCTTCTGTCTCAATAAACGTTGGCGATAGATAAAGCTTATAGTCGGGACCTGGAGCGAGTTCACCCAAAAAAGCAATACTTTGCGCATCAATCACAAGCTTACCTTCTCCCCAATGTAAGAAATCGCTGTCAGCACGATCGCGGCTAAATTCCCCTTGATAACTTGGGGCAAGCATGACGCTTGCAACCGCCTGTTGAGAGGGGCTCGTAGGTTGAATCAAAATCGGCAGAAGATAAATCCCTAACCCAATACCACAAACCAACATCGCGATGTGAGAAATGATTAAAAGTCCGTATTTCATGCTCTGTGTTCCTGTTTCTTTTTCTACCATCAACTTTTAACGTGCTTCAACGTGTAACGCTTGGCGAATCAAAGATTGTCGTGACGATGGGTGATGTTGGTTTTAAATTGGGTGAATGAATAGAGAGTATATACCCAAGTGACTTCAAGATGCTGGGATCTAGGCGGTATCATCAACATCAAATCAATACACATCAAGAGAAAGAAAAGTCCGAAGGTTATCACCCTCGGACTAGATTAGAGCATTCAACATAGGTCCTAATGGGGGATCAGGTACACTTTTGCTTATTGCTTTTTAAGACGGTAGAAGTCGGCCAAATCACCCGTGATCTTCTGACCGTTGATGTCGAGCATCATCAGCACATTTTCGCCAACGAAGTATTGGTTCAGTGACCCCTCTCCTTCCAATGTCACCACACTGCCACTCTCGTCCCAGTTAAAGTGGCCTTCAGACTTGAACGTACCATCTTGTTTGCCTTGATAAGTTTCTTCTAAAACGTAACTGCCATCGTTGTTCAATGTTAAGGTCACATCGATACCGCTGCAATCGGCGCAAGGTAGAGTACCAGTATACGTACCATTCCAGTCCAATGCATTTTTCGCATTGTGCGCACTATCGACAAACGTTTCAGTGGTCACAACATCCGTATCTGCAGATTGGTTTGGCTCCACCACGACAACAGCTTGTGTCTCTTCGCTAGGCGTGGCTGCAGGGGCTTGTACTTGCTTGTCATCTTGGCAGCCCGCTAAAAGAATCACCACACCACCTAACGCTAACATTGTCTTTTTCATTTGATATTCTCCATATCCATCACTGTCACTCTATAGTAGCGAGCCTTTCAATTTTCACGTCAATAGAAAGTCATGCTGTGATCGTTTCCGGTTAGAAATTCTCTGTAATGTCAATATTGTGTTGTCAAGAAAACGCCAACTGCTCACACCAGTAGGAGACACTACTAAAGCGATTAAATAGTGAACAATAATTTAACAAACTAAATTTTTATACATTTTTATTGCATAGATCAGCAAAAATGCTAGCATAAGCCAAAATGACAACCGATGCAGATTAGTAGCATGTCTATTCAAGTAAAAAGCGTTAATAAATCTTATGGTTCCAACCAAATTTTGCACAACATTAGCTTTGAGTGTGCGAAAGGCGAAACATTGGTTTTACTTGGCCCAAGCGGTGCGGGTAAGAGTTCTCTACTGCGTGTGTTGAACTTACTTGAATCCGCTGACAACGGCCAACTGACCATCGCGAATCAAGCCTTTGATTTTGCTTCTTCTCCAAGTGAAGCCGATGGCCTGCTGCTGCGTCGAAAAGTCGGCATGGTGTTTCAACAATACAACCTCTGGCCACATCTCACTGTGATTGAGAACCTGATTGAAGCGCCGATACGAGTACTGGGCGTCGCTAAAGCAGAGGCGATTGAGCAAGCAAGAGAAATTTTGGCGACCTTGCAGCTAGCGGATAAAGCGGATGCATGGCCGTTGCAACTTTCTGGTGGCCAACAGCAGCGTGTTGCTATCGCGAGAGCATTAATGATGAAACCGGAAGTGCTGCTTTTTGATGAGCCTACCGCCGCTTTGGATCCTGAAATCACGAATCAAGTCGTGAAGATCATTTCAGGCCTGAGTGATACTGGCATCACCCAAGTTGTCGTTACTCACGAAGTCGATTTCGCTAAGAAAATCGCTAGCCATGTCCTTTATCTCGAAAAAGGTCATATCGTTGAGCACGGCACCAAACAAGCTTTCAGCGAACCGCAAACCCGCGCGTTTGCCGAATATTTAAAACACTAACAACCCATCCAATCGGTTTAGTTTGATGGCGACAAATCGCGCCAAACCTGAACAGAACGGAAATGACGATAAGCTGACTGTTCGTCTTTGACGTCAGCGCACAGATAGACACGGAGTATTGCAATGAAAAAAATTTTACTGGCGTCCCTTATCGGCCTTGTTTCTGCCAATGCAGCAGCGCAACAAGAGATTAAATTTGCGATGGAAGCCACCTACGCACCATTCGAATACATGGATGAGAATAATCAAATCCAAGGTTTCGACGTCGATTTAGCGAACGCACTTTGTCAGCAACTGGACGCAAGCTGTTCCTTCCATAACCAAGCCTTCGACAGCTTGATTCCTGCTCTGAAATTCAAACGTTATGATGCAGCAATCTCAGCAATGGACATTACCGATGCACGTTTAGAACAAGTGGCTTTTAGCGATGCGTACTACGACAACTCAGCGGCTTTCGTGTCATTTGCAGGCAAGGTCGCCGACCAAGCAGCACTGAAAGGCAAACGTGTGGGCGTACAAAATGGCTCTACTCACCAAAGCTTTTTGCTAGAACAAATGACTGGCGTTACTGCCGTACCATACGCAAGCTATCAAGATGCGTTTCTTGATATGAAAAATGGCCGTATCGATTCCGTGTTTGGTGATACTGCTGTTGTGGCAGAATGGTTCAAGAAAGAAAACAATCTCGCTTATGTCGGCGAGCACGTCACCAACGCACAATACTTTGGTAATGGCTTTGGTATCGCGGTCAACAAAGACAACCAAGCCTTGGTCGACCAACTGAATGCCGCTCTAAAAGCGGTAAAAGCAAACGGCGAATACCAAGCAATCTTCAATAAGTACTTCGGTAACTAATATGGCATTAACGGGTTACTCTCTTTCTCTCGTCCAAGCAAGCTGGATGACCATCCAGCTTGCGCTGGTCAGCTTAGCCGTCGGTTTAGTGTTAGCGGTTGTTTTCGCTGGTGGCGAGATGACTCGCCACCGATTAGTGAAATGGCCAACTACTGCGCTGGTGACGGTGCTACGCGGCTTGCCTGAGCTTTTGGTGGTGCTGTTCATCTACTTTGGCTCAACACAAGTTCTGTTTCTACTGACTGGCGATTTTATCGAGGTAAGCCCGTTTCTTTCTGGTGTGATTGCCCTTTCTTTGATTTTTGCTTCTTACGCTTCTCAGACCATTCGCGGCGCATTGAAAGCCGTTAATAAAGGCCAACGTGAAGCGGCCAGTGCTCTAGGCATGAGTAAAAGTCGTACTTTTTTTAGAATTGTGTTACCCCAAGCGGTGCGCCATGCGCTGCCAGGACTCACCAACCAATGGTTGGTGTTATTGAAAGACACGGCGTTGGTGTCATTAATCGGCGTGACGGATCTTCTCAAACAAGCGCAACTGACGTCGGCGGCCACTCATGAAGCGTTTACTTGGTATGCCACCGCTGCGGCCATTTACTTAGTCATCACGCTTGTAACCCAGCGCGCAGTAAAAATCATCGATGCCAAATTTTCCGCACAAGGATTGAGTCTTGATCAAGGAGCCAAAGCATGAAAGAACAACATCTCTGGCAACTGTTAGAAGGCTTAGTCACCAGCCTTGAGCTGACAGCGGTTTCACTGTTGGTGGGCTGTATTTTATCGTTACTGATGACCGCGACGCTTATTCTACGCACGCCACTTTTACACTGGTTCAGTCGCGGTGTGATCACCTTGTTCACCGGCACGCCACTGCTCGTGCAGATTTTCCTGATCTATTACGGCCCAGGCCAGTTTGACGCCATTCGCGACAGCTTTGTTTGGCAATGGCTAAGCCAGCCTTGGTTTTGTGCCATGCTAGCACTGGCTCTAAACACGGCCGCATACAGCACCCAATTGTTCAAAGGCGCATTCAACGCGATTCCATCAGGGCAGTGGCAAGCTTGTCGCGCGCTTGGGATGAACAAATTAGTGACATTGAAGGTGTTGCTACCTTACGCACTGCGCCGCGCCGTACCGGCTTATTCCAACGAAGTCATTTTGGTGTTCAAAGGTACCTCGTTAGCGAGCACCATCACCATCATGGATCTGATGGGATACGCGCAACGCATTAATGCGCAAACTTACGATACCTTGACGGTATTTGGTGTGGCCGGTGCTTTTTATCTCACCATCAACGCCATCATGACGCTGATTTTCCGCCAGGTAGAGAAAAAAGCGCTCGCGTTTGAAGCACACTGAAAAGCCTATCTTGCATCACATTTCGGCCGAAAAATTTCCATCTTTTCGGCCGTTTAGCCGCTAAATGTTCTATTCGGTCGCTTTTTTGACGACAACTAGCCGCGTTCTCACTTTTCCCCTCTTCGTTGCCTATCTTTTGCTCTAAAGTAATGCTATCGCAATGCCAATTTTTTAGGAGAAGAGATGGGAAAACAGTATTTGGAGTTAATGCCACAACATATCGACTTTATTCAACAGCAAAAGATTTTCTTCGTCGCAACCGCCGCGGAAACAGGCAGCGTCAATCTCTCCCCAAAAGGAGGAGACTCGCTAAGAGTTATCGACCATAAAACCATTGTTTGGCAAAACTTAACGGGCAGTGGCAACGAGTCCGCGGCTCATACGATTAAAAATCCACGCATGACTCTCATGTGGTGTGCGTTTGAAGGCGCACCTGTGATTCTTCGCACTTACGGCAACGCCACCGTACTTCATCAAACTGACCCACTATGGCAAAAGTACCTTGCCCTTTTCCCAGCCAGCGTCGCTACGCGGCAACTGTTTGTGTTGGACATCAACCTAGTGCAATCCTCTTGTGGAATGTCGGTTCCATTGTTTGAGTATCAAGGTGATCGAGACGAACTGGCAGCATGGTCAGAGAAACAAGGCAAAGAAGGCATTGAGGCCTATTGGCGCAAGAAAAATCAGCAAAGTATTGATGGTTTTGAAACGGAAATAATCATTCGCACGGGTATCGAGAATTGATAAAAAAAGCCACCACTTTTCAGTGGTGGCTTCGCTTGTCGACATGATTCGGTCGCAATTATCGAGGATCAAGACCCAGCTTTTGCAGTACCAGTTTGAAGTTCTCGCGGCGTTCTTTCACGTTGTGAACATCACCTGTCGAACAGGTCAAATCCGGACAACCACGGTTAACGATACCTGAGACGTCATCGATAAATTGAGAGCCTTGCAGACCGCTGTCCACGTACTTCTTCAACTCATTGTAGTAGTTCCAATCCGCGTATTGACCACCTTCATCGTTGTAGGCTTGTACTGAGGTTACCCAGTAGAAAAGACCTGCGATCCACTTGATCTCTTTATTCTCTTCCGAGCTACAAATCAGACCTGGGTTAGAACAGAAATCCAATTCTGCGTAGAGTGGGTTCTCTGGTGGTGCTTCTACCGTGACACCGTCAATCGTTTTACCAATGGTTGATGGGTCAACGTGCGAGCGACCTAGGTAGTGGTTAAGCGTACCGAAGTTCTGACGACCTGTGGTTTGGATAACACCACGACCCCACCAGCCACAGCCTTCTACGCTTTCTTGGCTGCTGCCGTCCCAAATGAACTTACCGGCTTTCTGACCAACATAAGTCTTACATTCGTCGCGTTCCCACACTTGTTTTGACGTATCCACGTTTTCAGGAACATCGTTACAGTGACCGTTGTTGGTCCAACGACCTGCCGCACCGTTCACCAATAAACCACGCTCTTCCAGCACGGCATCAGGCGCTGCAAAGACAGGAGCGGGTGCGCCATACCATTTCGCATGCGTCAGAGCACTCACTTCCATCTTGTCATCGCGAGGACAAGAGTACGCATGATCCAGACCAGAGACTGGGTTGACACCGTAATCTGCGTATTTCTGACCAAGTTGACCACAGCTGGCGGTCATTGGGTAATCCGTTGGCGCGCCGTATTTCACTTCAGACCAGTTGTTTTCATCACAGGCGTTGTAACGAATCGTCTCTTGCATACTTTGTGCAAGGAACGCAGCAATCGCAACTTTCGCGTATTTGATGTTGGTCGCGTCATCGACTTCGTCGTCCATCAGCCAGAACTTG encodes:
- a CDS encoding alkaline phosphatase family protein, translating into MLRSKAIGLVLASAAGAIPAPLLAEVGNTPVFGGLFNSSEVLKNQVVSSLSYSTRFARDVTLFTIGGMTLETYLLTLPLDTSVKARVMKQIADPSYAIPLGYFLYQYYDRYSGLGNEDEFRNYLFQVYDKQALTGFQHSLFQVEHATSVETKQHEKDQAHQEGIKVDGDFIAALVTVYDALVQIGEWQDQETLPEQYRYLTQSAEDLALVTKIEPIVLNILQQVASGMDEGEMKHALNAIIEDGKPEHKNKVNNKAQAITVTLIDFVRLNVLKAYRQFVYQDERQQALDHWLQEAFDDDPEALLAFLASQQQRRLAVQVTVDGLQQGLLEGLVSPNKPFISTAYDKHLEWQAGSDQRPDGQKPAHKQQMRFLQTLATQPYQDPYYLPFFKRLYQNHEDSIARVGISSTPTISVRNLPIIKTGARVEGEGGTGIPNFHFVDRHEDRAYYFFGNDALQLDRIMQKNRVQTMFDRLVYLKTLNCNAQYDWNAHTTYDGLVNLGAGEALRDFGEKRCLRELNERAKVEVVLQQMRSDLIRDVVDYQEIPFWDIYTRLTRKWKIEQDLTSFSKLDAKGMPDYTLVYNPWPDHFAHFVGPFSDEIIMPTGELNRLDYWLGALENAYQQAGVYERTLWGMAGDHGLSPVYRTLNPEKAIFEPLQGTLGYPLVMRKISSDEGEGPKMTNALNFPSNKGVDVVVASTAGGNFMLDFFNSNQSWQTQPLYQELTQWRPVNAGSEPMIDIVDWSVKTLADSLDYLAVRETACSAEHCKVRLIATRDGKRVDEFVEKVGEKYAYFAAKGQPSLLEVSTLNPYLPTLSEDEEKQRTLALQRCLGVDSQRPETWCDKAQWRALTRFTTRPDSVVQLAHLYLEERAGTINLFPKEGVGYNTKVPGRHAGESYLEKDAFIGFWGAPIGNNTTPLTSEENGSLAPTLYEYLTGEGVVAGENGWGFPSLLNKLGIESF
- a CDS encoding EAL domain-containing protein — its product is MKKSPLISLLTTLSSNAYLNGLCNTFVMLLPISLISAFSILISNLLNITGYTQAAEHVLVASDIIWRLFPILLLVYYSLFLASLHKLSKVTVITPAMVIYFVICHNWGLLQVGTIVPSNYPLAIIIPTLVSLSIRFVSKRDWFVQSKLPSVVDQSINLVLSTFLLVLFYTSLGYALEWLVDFPHLSEWALPKLTLECLSHGVIYEVVRNLFWSVGINGHIVLAPYKAELYELTHNALQVSAQTGSELPILTSNFYDIYAGMGGAGNTLSLVICMILLTKHKAYRSLGIAVLVLSIFNINEPVIFGLPIMFNPILIIPFLLVPVVGLVTAYYATLFGLVPPVSEIISWMSPPLWSGYIATGGHLSATLLQAIIILAGILIYYPFFRRMDQIANADTTLFKSASDDFFDYEALDNGKTAGALFPEMMEKFSAQQRVAKLKLSGDFVLFYQPQFDTDKQQINSVEVLIRHQDHSGQITPPYFLNDFRLLGLTSELDLWVVRTALCEVSPLASNPCFKVSINISPETCLVADFASRIINMIEESALDFHQVELEITEELLIQDAKQTQRVLDKLRGKGVQIALDDFGSGYSSIGYLSKFDFDKVKIDRSLVLNLDNHKGRELFRLTTEIVKTTGAEIVVEGVETEIELNFVSQLGIHLVQGYYFYKPMPFSQLIALTFEQDCLRAS
- a CDS encoding mechanosensitive ion channel family protein; this encodes MQKLQLVIDFLLQHKLFFTALIILFIIMIRQLVLSRIRGEAAFITEKQRSWMSRTKNGAFAITSLILFVLWQSEINQFALSVTAIAVAIVVASKEIILCFTGSIQRASSRSFRVGDWIEVGKIAGEVIDHNMMATVIQEIDLHHGQYHYTGKTITLPNSMFFTYPVKNLNFMKRYVYHHFSIVVPDFVNLYPLLADLEIKIEEHCHYFLDVAKRYNTMIEKHAGVDLPGAEPHIHITSAAAGEQVVNFMIFCPTEKAVHLESLIRQDFMSLYEECYPRSIN
- a CDS encoding DM13 domain-containing protein translates to MKYGLLIISHIAMLVCGIGLGIYLLPILIQPTSPSQQAVASVMLAPSYQGEFSRDRADSDFLHWGEGKLVIDAQSIAFLGELAPGPDYKLYLSPTFIETEADFLANKEQLVRVGDVKTFDRFILPIPSDVDVANYTTAIVWCETFSQFITSAKYR
- a CDS encoding copper resistance protein NlpE, whose amino-acid sequence is MKKTMLALGGVVILLAGCQDDKQVQAPAATPSEETQAVVVVEPNQSADTDVVTTETFVDSAHNAKNALDWNGTYTGTLPCADCSGIDVTLTLNNDGSYVLEETYQGKQDGTFKSEGHFNWDESGSVVTLEGEGSLNQYFVGENVLMMLDINGQKITGDLADFYRLKKQ
- the artP gene encoding arginine ABC transporter ATP-binding protein ArtP translates to MSIQVKSVNKSYGSNQILHNISFECAKGETLVLLGPSGAGKSSLLRVLNLLESADNGQLTIANQAFDFASSPSEADGLLLRRKVGMVFQQYNLWPHLTVIENLIEAPIRVLGVAKAEAIEQAREILATLQLADKADAWPLQLSGGQQQRVAIARALMMKPEVLLFDEPTAALDPEITNQVVKIISGLSDTGITQVVVTHEVDFAKKIASHVLYLEKGHIVEHGTKQAFSEPQTRAFAEYLKH
- a CDS encoding arginine ABC transporter substrate-binding protein, which gives rise to MKKILLASLIGLVSANAAAQQEIKFAMEATYAPFEYMDENNQIQGFDVDLANALCQQLDASCSFHNQAFDSLIPALKFKRYDAAISAMDITDARLEQVAFSDAYYDNSAAFVSFAGKVADQAALKGKRVGVQNGSTHQSFLLEQMTGVTAVPYASYQDAFLDMKNGRIDSVFGDTAVVAEWFKKENNLAYVGEHVTNAQYFGNGFGIAVNKDNQALVDQLNAALKAVKANGEYQAIFNKYFGN
- the artQ gene encoding arginine ABC transporter permease ArtQ, giving the protein MALTGYSLSLVQASWMTIQLALVSLAVGLVLAVVFAGGEMTRHRLVKWPTTALVTVLRGLPELLVVLFIYFGSTQVLFLLTGDFIEVSPFLSGVIALSLIFASYASQTIRGALKAVNKGQREAASALGMSKSRTFFRIVLPQAVRHALPGLTNQWLVLLKDTALVSLIGVTDLLKQAQLTSAATHEAFTWYATAAAIYLVITLVTQRAVKIIDAKFSAQGLSLDQGAKA
- the artM gene encoding arginine ABC transporter permease ArtM, whose product is MKEQHLWQLLEGLVTSLELTAVSLLVGCILSLLMTATLILRTPLLHWFSRGVITLFTGTPLLVQIFLIYYGPGQFDAIRDSFVWQWLSQPWFCAMLALALNTAAYSTQLFKGAFNAIPSGQWQACRALGMNKLVTLKVLLPYALRRAVPAYSNEVILVFKGTSLASTITIMDLMGYAQRINAQTYDTLTVFGVAGAFYLTINAIMTLIFRQVEKKALAFEAH
- a CDS encoding pyridoxamine 5'-phosphate oxidase family protein, with amino-acid sequence MGKQYLELMPQHIDFIQQQKIFFVATAAETGSVNLSPKGGDSLRVIDHKTIVWQNLTGSGNESAAHTIKNPRMTLMWCAFEGAPVILRTYGNATVLHQTDPLWQKYLALFPASVATRQLFVLDINLVQSSCGMSVPLFEYQGDRDELAAWSEKQGKEGIEAYWRKKNQQSIDGFETEIIIRTGIEN